A single window of Amphiura filiformis chromosome 17, Afil_fr2py, whole genome shotgun sequence DNA harbors:
- the LOC140138035 gene encoding neuronal acetylcholine receptor subunit alpha-3-like has product MESLQKLFACCFLLINIYVLVGAQDGVHYAWQTRLLDDLLSNYHKGVPPSANGPPGPGMTVDLQFSLVNFDFIDEDNEVASVHGWLFQTWNDPRLKWEPAAYNGTESLKMAANDVWLPDIEMFNTGTVVENVEADVMVDSTGKVLRVPSVQITFICKMDLKFFPYDNQVCQLKFGSWHYHAGVVNLTQSNDNIDLSYHGQSRDFELTNTSAKRNAVKYECCPEKYVDITYTLHLKRVSSAYSVKLVLPAALTGFLILATFLLPPASYEKITLCGLIFIALLLQLIYLHDIVPASGDTILGDYFAFALFIDFFATIIAVVSYHVHVRSSPKMQQHSSIMMKEMEGDDGDLRMKMPQDRKREFLRYVDFVSFVIFGIAFVVGLAIILGHRG; this is encoded by the exons ATGGAGAGTCTTCAAAAGTTGTTTGCATGTTGTTTTCTTCTTATCAACATTTATGTTCTAGTTGGCGCTCAGGACGGTG TTCATTATGCATGGCAGACCAGACTTCTTGACGACCTGTTGTCAAATTACCATAAAGGAGTGCCGCCATCTGCAAATGGACCGCCTGGACCCGGGATGACAGTTGATCTTCAATTTTCATTggtcaattttgattttatt GATGAAGACAATGAGGTCGCAAGCGTACACGGCTGGCTTTTTCAG ACATGGAATGACCCCCGTTTAAAGTGGGAACCTGCAGCATACAATGGTACTGAGTCGTTAAAGATGGCAGCAAATGACGTATGGCTGCCTGATATTGAAATGTTCAACAC TGGAACCGTCGTTGAAAATGTCGAGGCCGATGTGATGGTTGACAGCACTGGAAAGGTGCTCCGAGTTCCTTCAGTACAGATTACTTTCATCTGTAAAATGGACTTAAAATTCTTTCCATATGACAACCAGGTTTGTCAACTCAAATTCGGTTCCTGGCATTACCATGCCGGTGTCGTAAACCTGACCCAATCAAATGATAATATTGATTTGTCTTACCATGGACAATCCCGCGATTTTGAACTAACGAACACAAGCGCTAAACGAAATGCTGTGAAGTACGAATGTTGCCCGGAAAAGTACGTAGACATCACGTACACGCTGCATCTAAAGCGTGTGTCAAGTGCATACAGTGTCAAGCTTGTCCTACCAGCAGCCCTCACTGGATTcctaattttagcaacatttctgCTGCCTCCTGCTTCCTATGAGAAGATCACACTTTGTGGACTCATCTTCATCGCGCTTCTGCTTCAGTTAATCTATCTTCATGACATCGTGCCGGCAAGTGGCGATACAATTTTAGGAGACTACTTTGCTTTTGCGCTTTTCATCGATTTCTTTGCTACCATAATTGCCGTAGTGTCTTACCACGTGCATGTTAGATCTTCTCCGAAGATGCAGCAACATTCTTCTATCATGATGAAGGAGATGGAAGGAGACGACGGTGACTTGAGGATGAAAATGCCGCAAGAT CGCAAGAGAGAATTTCTTCGATACGTGGATTTTGTTTCCTTCGTCATCTTCGGAATTGCATTCGTCGTTGGATTGGCCATCATCTTAGGTCATCGTGGATAA
- the LOC140137319 gene encoding uncharacterized protein: MEYLEESAIMTAPIECKPKLWKRYVDDILEVVAKDAVIPLTDHLNQVDDTQSIKFTFEKEVDGKIPFLDTLIVRREDGSGKLLVYRKVTHTNQYLNFKSHHPLHQKLGVVRTLLDRKDKIVTEDQNKEEEEKIIKGALKQCGYPDWCVDKVKSKMATPKQKGKKSKDDSEKSRGFVTLPYVEGMSERVPRVMKSYNIHAAMKPHTSLRNLPRQSER, encoded by the coding sequence ATGGAATACTTAGAGGAATCAGCCATCATGACCGCCCCTATTGAATGCAAGCCCAAGCTTTGGAAAAGATACGTCGACGACATTCTGGAAGTAGTAGCCAAAGACGCAGTCATACCGCTTACTGACCATCTTAACCAAGTCGATGACACACAGTCCATCAAATTCACTTTCGAGAAAGAAGTCGACGGAAAGATACCATTCTTGGACACTCTAATTGTTCGCCGCGAAGATGGGTCCGGGAAGCTTTTAGTTTATCGCAAAGTCACCCACACAAACCAGTACTTGAACTTCAAATCGCACCATCCCCTACATCAAAAACTTGGGGTTGTCCGCACACTGTTAGATAGGAAAGACAAGATTGTCACCGAAGATCAGAAcaaagaggaggaggagaagataaTTAAAGGTGCTTTAAAACAGTGTGGATACCCGGACTGGTGTGTGGATAAAGTTAAGAGCAAAATGGCTACTCCTAAGCAAAAAGGCAAGAAATCCAAAGACGACAGTGAAAAATCCAGGGGATTTGTGACATTACCGTATGTGGAAGGGATGTCTGAGCGTGTCCCCAGAGTCATGAAGTCTTATAATATCCATGCCGCCATGAAACCCCACACCTCTTTACGCAACCTTCCTCGTCAATCCGAAAGATAA